A stretch of the Clavibacter sp. B3I6 genome encodes the following:
- a CDS encoding alpha/beta hydrolase — MLIASAIACGLVGSVVVPAAPAAAAPGPPAVLAGPDAADPATGAHLPSSARVVAQLRDAGVSDAALRGTSPVALLGALPALDVPDLRRLARAIPDTVRELIRRPPSVSGVVAWWSALAPAERRALAEGMPELVGNLEGVPFAERDAANRRYLDQRERELHATAAATPGRGAQRALGRDLRLLAQVREALEPQPGGPARSLLALDAAWPGRAGVVMGDLATASYVDIVVPGMYYSVSDRLVDWTDVAARLQQQQATLLGSGSGSGSGTGAASVAWIGYRTPDLLGIGTLDLAEEGAAYLEGAIQGIQGLRREDPPHLAVIAHSYGSTAALLALSSGRAAVDALAVVGSPGGGVRTASQLAVPAGRVFVGQAPWDPVVGSSWFGSDPGSPRFGAEGFDVGGTPGSAGVSAEGGLQGVVGHNSYFDHGTESFRNLALIGIGRQVLDDVTTAAIGR, encoded by the coding sequence ATGCTCATCGCCTCGGCCATCGCCTGCGGGCTGGTCGGGTCCGTCGTCGTGCCCGCCGCTCCGGCGGCGGCGGCACCCGGTCCGCCCGCGGTGCTCGCGGGTCCGGACGCGGCGGATCCCGCGACGGGCGCGCACCTGCCGAGCTCGGCCCGCGTGGTGGCGCAGCTCCGCGACGCCGGCGTGTCCGACGCGGCGCTCCGCGGCACCTCGCCGGTCGCCCTCCTCGGCGCGCTCCCGGCGCTCGACGTCCCCGACCTGCGCCGCCTGGCCCGGGCGATCCCCGACACCGTGCGCGAGCTCATCCGCCGCCCGCCCTCGGTGTCCGGCGTCGTCGCCTGGTGGTCGGCCCTCGCGCCCGCCGAGCGCCGTGCCCTCGCCGAGGGCATGCCCGAGCTGGTCGGGAACCTCGAGGGGGTCCCGTTCGCCGAGCGCGACGCGGCGAACCGCCGCTACCTCGACCAGCGGGAGCGCGAGCTGCACGCGACGGCGGCGGCCACGCCGGGGCGCGGGGCGCAGCGCGCGCTCGGGCGGGACCTCCGGCTGCTCGCGCAGGTGCGGGAGGCGCTCGAGCCCCAGCCCGGCGGTCCCGCGCGCTCCCTCCTCGCGTTGGACGCGGCGTGGCCGGGCCGCGCCGGCGTCGTGATGGGCGACCTCGCGACCGCGTCCTACGTCGACATCGTCGTGCCCGGCATGTACTACTCGGTGTCCGACCGCCTCGTCGACTGGACGGATGTCGCCGCGCGCCTCCAGCAGCAGCAGGCGACGCTGCTCGGCAGCGGCAGCGGCAGCGGCAGCGGCACGGGTGCGGCCTCCGTCGCCTGGATCGGCTACCGCACGCCCGACCTCCTCGGCATCGGCACGCTGGACCTCGCCGAGGAGGGGGCGGCGTACCTGGAGGGCGCGATCCAGGGGATCCAGGGCCTCCGCCGCGAGGATCCGCCGCACCTCGCCGTCATCGCGCACTCCTACGGCTCGACGGCGGCGTTGCTCGCGCTGTCGAGCGGCCGGGCCGCCGTGGACGCGCTGGCCGTCGTCGGCTCGCCGGGCGGCGGCGTGCGCACGGCGTCCCAGCTGGCGGTGCCCGCCGGCCGCGTGTTCGTCGGCCAGGCGCCGTGGGATCCGGTGGTCGGGTCGAGCTGGTTCGGCTCGGACCCCGGCAGCCCGCGCTTCGGCGCGGAGGGCTTCGACGTGGGCGGCACGCCCGGATCCGCGGGCGTCTCGGCCGAGGGCGGCCTGCAGGGCGTCGTCGGGCACAACAGCTACTTCGACCACGGCACCGAGTCCTTCCGGAACCTCGCGCTCATCGGCATCGGCCGTCAGGTGCTCGACGACGTGACCACGGCGGCGATCGGACGCTAG
- the gatA gene encoding Asp-tRNA(Asn)/Glu-tRNA(Gln) amidotransferase subunit GatA, which produces MTDDLTRLSASALADRLAAGDVSSVDAVRAHLDRIDHVDGDVHAFLHVSGEAALGRAAEIDAQRAEGAALGPLAGVPIAIKDVLCTIDMPSTAGSRMLEGWTPPYDATVVQRLRAAGLVPLGKTNMDEFAMGSSTEHSAFGATHNPWDLDRIPGGSGGGSAAAVAAFEAPVALGSDTGGSIRQPAAVTGSVGVKPTYGGVSRYGAIALASSLDQVGPVSRTVLDSALVHDVIGGHDPRDSTSLTDAWPSFAEAARAGQREGSVKGLRIGVVKQLDGEGFQAGVTQRFREALALLEQAGAEIVEVSAPNFEHAIAAYYLILPAEASSNLAKYDSVRFGLRVNPPGGGTVEDVMAATREAGFGPEVKRRIILGTYALSAGYYDAYYGSAQKVRTLIQRDFDAAFQQVDVLVTPSAPTTAFKLGEKLDDPLAMYLNDLTTIPANLAGVPGIGLPIGLAPEDGLPVGIQFMAPAREDARLYTVGAALEQILERQWGGPLLAQAPELARAARRTTDGDTH; this is translated from the coding sequence ATGACCGACGACCTCACGCGCCTCAGCGCCTCCGCCCTCGCCGACCGCCTCGCCGCCGGCGACGTGTCGAGCGTCGACGCCGTGCGCGCGCACCTCGACCGCATCGACCACGTCGACGGCGACGTCCACGCGTTCCTGCACGTCTCCGGCGAGGCCGCCCTCGGGCGCGCCGCCGAGATCGACGCGCAGCGCGCCGAGGGGGCCGCGCTCGGCCCGCTCGCCGGCGTCCCCATCGCCATCAAGGACGTGCTCTGCACGATCGACATGCCCTCCACCGCGGGCTCGCGCATGCTCGAGGGCTGGACCCCGCCCTACGACGCCACCGTCGTGCAGCGCCTCCGCGCCGCGGGCCTGGTGCCCCTCGGCAAGACCAACATGGACGAGTTCGCGATGGGCTCCTCCACCGAGCACTCCGCGTTCGGCGCCACGCACAACCCGTGGGACCTCGACCGCATCCCCGGCGGCTCGGGCGGCGGATCCGCGGCCGCGGTCGCCGCGTTCGAGGCGCCGGTCGCGCTCGGCTCCGACACGGGCGGATCCATCCGCCAGCCGGCCGCCGTCACGGGCTCCGTGGGCGTCAAGCCCACCTACGGCGGCGTGAGCCGCTACGGCGCGATCGCGCTCGCCTCGAGCCTCGACCAGGTCGGCCCCGTGTCGCGCACGGTGCTCGACTCGGCGCTCGTGCACGACGTCATCGGCGGGCACGACCCGCGCGACTCCACGTCGCTCACCGACGCCTGGCCGTCGTTCGCGGAGGCCGCCCGCGCCGGCCAGCGCGAGGGATCCGTGAAGGGCCTCCGCATCGGCGTCGTGAAGCAGCTCGACGGCGAGGGCTTCCAGGCCGGCGTCACGCAGCGCTTCCGCGAGGCGCTCGCGCTCCTCGAGCAGGCCGGCGCCGAGATCGTCGAGGTGTCCGCCCCGAACTTCGAGCACGCCATCGCCGCCTACTACCTGATCCTCCCGGCGGAGGCGTCGAGCAACCTCGCGAAGTACGACTCGGTGCGCTTCGGCCTCCGGGTGAACCCGCCCGGCGGCGGCACGGTCGAGGACGTCATGGCCGCGACCCGCGAGGCCGGCTTCGGTCCGGAGGTCAAGCGCCGCATCATCCTCGGCACCTACGCCCTGAGCGCCGGCTACTACGACGCCTACTACGGCAGCGCGCAGAAGGTCCGCACGCTCATCCAGCGCGACTTCGACGCCGCGTTCCAGCAGGTCGACGTGCTCGTCACCCCGAGCGCGCCCACGACGGCGTTCAAGCTGGGCGAGAAGCTCGACGACCCGCTGGCCATGTACCTCAACGACCTCACGACGATCCCCGCGAACCTCGCGGGCGTCCCCGGCATCGGCCTCCCCATCGGGCTCGCGCCCGAGGACGGGCTGCCCGTCGGGATCCAGTTCATGGCGCCCGCCCGCGAGGACGCGCGCCTCTACACGGTCGGCGCCGCCCTCGAGCAGATCCTCGAGCGGCAGTGGGGCGGGCCCCTGCTCGCCCAGGCACCCGAGCTCGCGCGCGCCGCGCGCCGCACCACGGACGGAGACACGCACTGA
- the gatC gene encoding Asp-tRNA(Asn)/Glu-tRNA(Gln) amidotransferase subunit GatC — protein sequence MPDTRPEPADATSGDETPQATTPTEQISREQVQHLAGLARIRLSDEEIDTLTTELGLIVESVAKVTAVATPDVPATSHPIPLVNVYRPDVPGETLTTAQALAGAPEHDGSRFKVSAILGEEQ from the coding sequence ATGCCCGACACCCGGCCCGAGCCCGCCGACGCGACCAGCGGGGACGAGACCCCCCAGGCGACGACCCCCACGGAGCAGATCAGCCGGGAGCAGGTGCAGCACCTCGCCGGCCTCGCCCGGATCCGCCTGAGCGACGAGGAGATCGACACCCTCACGACCGAGCTCGGCCTCATCGTCGAGTCGGTCGCGAAGGTCACCGCGGTCGCGACGCCCGACGTCCCCGCCACGAGCCACCCGATCCCGCTGGTCAACGTCTACCGGCCCGACGTGCCCGGCGAGACCCTGACCACCGCGCAGGCCCTCGCCGGCGCGCCCGAGCACGACGGCAGCCGCTTCAAGGTGTCGGCGATCCTCGGCGAAGAGCAGTAG